The Vulpes lagopus strain Blue_001 chromosome 14, ASM1834538v1, whole genome shotgun sequence genome window below encodes:
- the CABP1 gene encoding calcium-binding protein 1 isoform X2 — MGNCVKSPLRNLSRKMRQEEKSSYTVVQTVVQTSEEGLAASGELPGPLLMLAQNCAVMHNLLGPACIFLRKGFAENRQPDRSLRPEEIEELREAFREFDKDKDGYINCRDLGNCMRTMGYMPTEMELIELSQQINMNLGGHVDFDDFVELMGPKLLAETADMIGVKELRDAFREFDTNGDGEISTSELREAMRKLLGHQVGHRDIEEIIRDVDLNGDGRVDFEEFVRMMSR; from the exons ATGGGCAACTGTGTCAAGTCTCCACTGAGAAATCTCTCAAGGAAG ATGCGCCAGGAGGAGAAGAGCAGCTACACGGTGGTGCAGACAGTGGTGCAGACGAGCGAGGAGGGGCTGGCAGCCAGCGGTGAGCTCCCGGGACCGCTCTTGATGCTGGCCCAGAACTGTGCCGTCATGCACAACCTGCTGGGCCCTGCCTGCATTTTCCTGCGCAAGGGCTTCGCTGAGAACAGGCAGCCT GACAGATCACTGCGGCCAGAGGAGATTGAAG aGCTCCGAGAGGCCTTCCGAGAATTTGATAAGGACAAGGACGGCTACATCAACTGCCGGGACCTGGGCAACTGCATGCGCACCATGGGTTACATGCCTACTGAGATGGAGCTCATTGAGCTGTCCCAACAGATCAACATGAACC TGGGTGGCCATGTGGATTTTGATGACTTCGTAGAGCTAATGGGACCTAAACTCCTGGCAGAAACAGCAGATATGATTGGAGTGAAGGAACTTCGAGATGCTTTCCGAGAG TTTGACACCAATGGTGACGGAGAGATAAGCACCAGTGAGTTGCGAGAGGCCATGAGGAAACTCCTGGGCCATCAGGTGGGACATCGAGACATAGAGGAAATTATCCGAGATGTGGATCTCAATGGGGATGGACGAGTAGACTTTGAAG AGTTTGTCCGGATGATGTCCCGCTGA
- the CABP1 gene encoding calcium-binding protein 1 isoform X3: MGNCVKSPLRNLSRKDRSLRPEEIEELREAFREFDKDKDGYINCRDLGNCMRTMGYMPTEMELIELSQQINMNLGGHVDFDDFVELMGPKLLAETADMIGVKELRDAFREFDTNGDGEISTSELREAMRKLLGHQVGHRDIEEIIRDVDLNGDGRVDFEEFVRMMSR; this comes from the exons ATGGGCAACTGTGTCAAGTCTCCACTGAGAAATCTCTCAAGGAAG GACAGATCACTGCGGCCAGAGGAGATTGAAG aGCTCCGAGAGGCCTTCCGAGAATTTGATAAGGACAAGGACGGCTACATCAACTGCCGGGACCTGGGCAACTGCATGCGCACCATGGGTTACATGCCTACTGAGATGGAGCTCATTGAGCTGTCCCAACAGATCAACATGAACC TGGGTGGCCATGTGGATTTTGATGACTTCGTAGAGCTAATGGGACCTAAACTCCTGGCAGAAACAGCAGATATGATTGGAGTGAAGGAACTTCGAGATGCTTTCCGAGAG TTTGACACCAATGGTGACGGAGAGATAAGCACCAGTGAGTTGCGAGAGGCCATGAGGAAACTCCTGGGCCATCAGGTGGGACATCGAGACATAGAGGAAATTATCCGAGATGTGGATCTCAATGGGGATGGACGAGTAGACTTTGAAG AGTTTGTCCGGATGATGTCCCGCTGA